A genomic region of Ensifer adhaerens contains the following coding sequences:
- a CDS encoding metal ABC transporter permease, which translates to MIATLTEPFTYGYMLNAMWVSALVGAVCAFLSSYLMLKGWSLIGDALSHSIVPGVAGAYMLGLPFSLGAFFSGALAAGAMLFLNQRTRLKEDTIIGLIFTSFFGLGLFMVSLSPTSVNIQTIVLGNILAITPADTLQLAIIGIVSLVILTAKWKDLMVTFFDESHARSIGIPTTFLKVLFFTLLSACTVAALQTVGAFLVIAMVVTPGATAYLLTDRFPRLILISVTIGALTSFFGAYFSYFLDGATGGIIIVLQTLIFLTAFVFAPKHGLLAARRRGAEPAEISR; encoded by the coding sequence ATGATCGCCACGCTCACCGAACCCTTCACCTATGGCTATATGCTCAATGCCATGTGGGTGAGCGCACTGGTCGGCGCCGTCTGTGCCTTCCTCTCCTCCTACCTGATGCTGAAGGGCTGGTCGCTGATCGGTGACGCACTCTCGCACTCGATCGTCCCAGGTGTCGCCGGCGCCTATATGCTCGGCCTGCCGTTTTCGCTCGGCGCCTTCTTCTCCGGCGCTCTTGCCGCCGGCGCCATGCTGTTTCTCAACCAGCGCACCAGGCTCAAGGAAGATACAATCATCGGTCTGATCTTCACCTCCTTCTTCGGCCTCGGGCTCTTCATGGTCTCGCTGTCGCCGACGTCGGTGAACATCCAGACCATCGTGCTCGGCAATATCCTGGCGATCACACCCGCCGACACGCTGCAGCTTGCCATCATCGGCATCGTCTCGCTGGTCATCCTGACGGCCAAGTGGAAGGACCTGATGGTGACCTTCTTCGACGAGAGCCATGCGCGCTCGATCGGCATTCCCACCACCTTCCTCAAGGTGCTGTTCTTCACGCTGCTTTCGGCCTGTACGGTCGCAGCGCTGCAGACCGTCGGCGCCTTCCTCGTCATCGCCATGGTGGTGACACCGGGCGCCACCGCCTATCTGCTGACGGACCGCTTCCCGCGGCTGATCCTGATCAGCGTTACCATCGGCGCGCTGACGAGCTTCTTCGGCGCCTATTTCAGCTATTTCCTCGATGGCGCTACCGGCGGCATCATCATCGTGCTGCAGACGCTGATCTTCCTGACGGCCTTCGTCTTCGCCCCGAAACACGGGCTTCTCGCCGCCCGCCGGCGCGGCGCCGAACCGGCGGAGATTAGCCGATGA
- a CDS encoding metal ABC transporter permease, protein MISLDMMLAVFEFEFMRNALLISVLVAIPTAMLSCFLVLKGWSLMGDAISHAVFPGVVISYIVGLPLAVGAFAAGMSCALLTGYLKENSRIKQDTVMGVVFSGMFGFGLVLYTKIQSDVHLDHILFGDMLGIGWPDIVETGVIALVATGILAVKWRDFLLHAFDPAQAKAVGLPVNWLHYGLLAILSLTIVGALKAVGLILAIAMLIAPGAIAFLITRTMGAMLIVAVLIAMTASFCGVYLSFFIDSAPAPTIVLLMTAMFLIAFAWSSWRTYRNEARRVAAE, encoded by the coding sequence ATGATCTCGCTCGACATGATGCTTGCCGTCTTCGAATTCGAGTTCATGCGCAACGCGCTTTTGATCTCGGTGCTGGTGGCGATCCCGACCGCGATGCTCTCGTGCTTCCTGGTGCTGAAGGGCTGGTCGCTGATGGGCGACGCGATCTCGCACGCCGTCTTCCCCGGCGTCGTCATCTCCTACATCGTCGGCCTGCCGCTGGCCGTCGGCGCCTTTGCCGCCGGCATGTCCTGTGCGCTCCTGACGGGCTATCTCAAGGAGAACAGCCGCATCAAGCAGGACACGGTCATGGGCGTGGTCTTCTCCGGCATGTTCGGTTTCGGCCTCGTGCTCTACACCAAGATCCAGAGCGACGTGCACCTCGACCATATCCTCTTCGGCGACATGCTCGGCATCGGCTGGCCCGACATCGTCGAGACCGGCGTGATCGCGTTGGTCGCCACCGGCATTCTCGCCGTCAAATGGCGCGATTTCCTGCTGCACGCCTTCGATCCCGCCCAGGCCAAGGCCGTCGGCCTGCCGGTCAACTGGCTGCACTATGGCCTGCTGGCAATCCTGTCGTTGACGATCGTCGGCGCGCTCAAGGCAGTGGGGCTGATCCTTGCCATCGCCATGCTGATCGCGCCTGGCGCCATCGCGTTCCTGATCACCCGCACCATGGGCGCAATGCTCATCGTGGCCGTGCTGATCGCCATGACGGCCTCCTTCTGTGGCGTCTATCTCTCCTTCTTCATCGACAGCGCACCGGCGCCGACCATCGTGCTCTTGATGACCGCGATGTTCCTCATCGCCTTCGCCTGGTCGTCCTGGCGGACCTATCGCAACGAAGCCCGGCGCGTGGCGGCCGAATGA
- a CDS encoding F0F1 ATP synthase subunit A, protein MAGPIEQFEINSLLPIAEVGGHQISFTNSAAYMVLTIAVASLFLILSTRRRGLVPNRAQSAAEILYEFAAKTLRDNAGEKGMRFFPLVFSLFMFILTANLIGMFPYAFTVTSHIAVTFALAMLVFLTVTLYGIYRHGLGFLRLFMPSGVPLILAPIIIPIEVVSYLSRPVSHSVRLFAVMLAGHITLKVFAGFVVGLSGFGALGILAAIMPLLMTVALTGLELLMALIQAYIFTMLTCMYLNDALHPSH, encoded by the coding sequence ATGGCTGGACCCATCGAACAATTTGAGATCAATTCGCTCCTTCCGATCGCCGAGGTCGGCGGCCACCAGATCAGCTTTACCAACTCGGCCGCCTATATGGTGCTGACGATTGCGGTCGCCAGTCTCTTCCTGATCCTGTCGACGCGGAGACGGGGCCTTGTGCCGAACCGGGCGCAGTCGGCGGCCGAGATCCTCTATGAATTTGCGGCAAAGACGCTGCGCGACAATGCAGGCGAGAAGGGCATGCGCTTCTTTCCGCTGGTCTTTTCGCTGTTCATGTTCATCCTTACCGCCAACCTGATCGGCATGTTCCCCTATGCCTTCACGGTGACGAGCCACATCGCCGTGACCTTCGCCCTGGCGATGCTCGTGTTCCTGACGGTTACGCTCTATGGCATCTACCGGCACGGCCTCGGCTTTCTGCGGCTGTTCATGCCGTCGGGCGTGCCGCTGATCCTGGCGCCGATCATCATCCCGATCGAGGTGGTCTCCTACCTCTCGCGTCCCGTAAGCCACTCGGTGCGTCTGTTTGCGGTCATGCTGGCCGGCCACATCACGCTCAAGGTATTCGCCGGCTTCGTGGTGGGCCTTAGTGGCTTCGGGGCGCTGGGGATCCTGGCGGCGATCATGCCGTTGCTGATGACGGTGGCGCTGACGGGGCTGGAACTGCTGATGGCACTGATCCAGGCTTACATCTTCACCATGCTGACCTGCATGTATCTCAACGACGCGCTCCATCCGAGCCACTGA